One genomic region from Bacillus sp. (in: firmicutes) encodes:
- a CDS encoding SDR family oxidoreductase, with translation MMGKLQNKNALVLASSQGLGKAIAEQFVLEGANVMIASRREQELASVCEELKALGEGKVSYCRCDVTKNEDIQRLINKTIDTFGSMDILVNNSGGPKAGSFEQMEDEDWQTAFELNLLSYIRTIREALPYMKKSGGKIINIASSSIKEPIQGLILSNTFRTGIVGLSKTLATELAPYNILVNTVAPGRIATDRVRHLDEVRAEKLGVSVEQVEKEIKAQIPLNRYGTPEEFAKVVTFLASDENTYMTGQSFLVDGGMVKSI, from the coding sequence ATGATGGGAAAATTACAAAACAAAAATGCACTTGTATTAGCTTCTAGTCAAGGGTTAGGAAAAGCGATTGCCGAACAATTTGTTCTTGAAGGGGCAAATGTCATGATCGCTAGTCGGAGAGAACAAGAGTTGGCTAGCGTATGTGAGGAATTAAAAGCCCTAGGAGAAGGAAAGGTTTCCTATTGTCGCTGTGATGTGACGAAAAATGAAGATATTCAACGTTTAATAAATAAGACGATTGATACATTTGGTTCAATGGATATTTTAGTCAATAACTCTGGTGGTCCAAAAGCAGGTAGCTTTGAGCAAATGGAGGATGAAGATTGGCAAACTGCATTTGAACTCAACTTACTATCATACATCCGCACCATTCGAGAAGCGTTGCCTTATATGAAAAAAAGCGGCGGAAAAATTATTAACATTGCATCTTCTTCTATTAAAGAGCCGATTCAAGGACTCATTTTGTCCAATACGTTCCGAACAGGGATTGTTGGATTATCAAAAACACTTGCTACTGAATTAGCTCCATATAACATTTTAGTAAATACAGTAGCACCTGGACGAATTGCAACCGATCGTGTTCGTCATTTAGATGAAGTACGTGCGGAAAAATTAGGTGTTTCGGTTGAGCAAGTAGAAAAGGAGATAAAGGCCCAAATTCCGCTAAACCGATACGGTACACCAGAGGAGTTTGCAAAGGTAGTTACCTTTTTAGCTTCTGATGAAAATACATATATGACGGGGCAAAG